One window from the genome of Rhodopirellula halodulae encodes:
- a CDS encoding A24 family peptidase: METLLNAITENWTIWFVTVVLIVAAVIDGMILKVPNWLTFPFIICGWAHCFIQGGLPGLGYSLLGTFGGMMMLLPLRNVGGMGAGDVKLLAGIGAWCGFMITLKAFAATAVVGGIMALFMIWKSGAWEKHYAQFWTIMEEWRTVRKPERLAAIARERKPTMYLLPYGIPMAIGTIIYFAATGQLV, translated from the coding sequence ATGGAAACGCTCCTAAATGCCATCACTGAGAACTGGACCATTTGGTTCGTGACGGTGGTCTTGATCGTTGCCGCCGTCATCGACGGTATGATTTTGAAAGTGCCGAACTGGCTGACCTTCCCGTTCATCATTTGCGGTTGGGCTCACTGCTTCATCCAAGGCGGATTGCCAGGATTGGGCTACAGCCTGCTGGGGACTTTCGGCGGCATGATGATGCTGTTGCCACTTCGCAACGTCGGCGGCATGGGTGCCGGTGACGTGAAACTGTTGGCTGGCATCGGTGCATGGTGTGGATTCATGATCACCTTGAAGGCCTTCGCCGCGACGGCAGTGGTTGGTGGAATCATGGCACTGTTCATGATCTGGAAGAGCGGAGCTTGGGAAAAGCACTACGCTCAGTTCTGGACCATCATGGAAGAGTGGCGAACGGTTCGTAAGCCAGAACGATTGGCTGCAATCGCTCGAGAGCGAAAGCCAACCATGTATCTGCTGCCTTATGGCATCCCGATGGCGATCGGAACGATCATCTACTTCGCCGCCACGGGTCAGCTTGTTTGA
- the ilvA gene encoding threonine ammonia-lyase, whose translation MTSLIAAERIRAARERIAGVARHTPLMRNARLSATYDAEILLKREDLQEVRSYKIRGAYNRMSQLSDEQRAAGVVCASAGNHAQGFAYACHAMKIRGRVFMPAVTPKQKVDKVKLFGQEHVEVILIGDTFDDAASQAHLATAEGLTYIPPFDDPAIIEGQGTVGLEILEDHAEPIDYVLVAVGGGGLISGLGSVFKQLSPSTKIIGIEPAGAPAMHDSLRRGEVITLDKIDNFVDGAAVRRVGDLNFQIAQEVIDDMVLVPEGKVCSVMLQLYNDEGLVVEPAGALAISALEQLTEEIRGKTVVCIVGGSNNDITRTEEIRDRAMLYEGLQHYFIIKFPQRAGALREFLNNVLGPTDDITHFEYTRKHNRETGPALVGLQVAHRDDYQGLLDRMTKHNIEFQVVNEQRMLFELLV comes from the coding sequence ATGACTTCATTGATCGCCGCCGAACGTATCCGAGCGGCACGCGAACGCATCGCTGGTGTCGCACGGCACACGCCTCTGATGCGGAACGCTCGCCTTTCCGCCACTTACGACGCGGAGATTCTGCTCAAGCGTGAAGACCTGCAAGAAGTCCGCAGCTACAAAATTCGCGGGGCTTACAACCGCATGTCGCAACTGAGCGACGAACAACGGGCCGCGGGAGTCGTCTGCGCCAGCGCCGGCAACCACGCTCAAGGATTCGCCTACGCATGCCACGCCATGAAAATTCGCGGCCGAGTTTTCATGCCCGCCGTGACACCCAAACAAAAAGTTGACAAAGTCAAGTTGTTTGGCCAGGAACACGTCGAGGTGATCCTGATCGGTGACACCTTTGATGACGCGGCCTCGCAGGCCCACCTCGCTACCGCCGAAGGATTGACCTACATCCCGCCCTTTGATGATCCAGCAATCATCGAAGGACAAGGAACCGTGGGGTTGGAGATTCTCGAGGACCACGCGGAACCAATCGACTATGTGCTTGTTGCCGTTGGTGGCGGAGGACTGATCTCGGGTCTGGGCAGCGTGTTCAAACAGCTTTCGCCATCGACCAAGATCATCGGGATCGAACCGGCCGGCGCTCCTGCTATGCACGACAGCCTCCGCCGGGGCGAAGTGATCACGCTGGATAAGATCGACAACTTTGTCGACGGTGCCGCCGTGCGTCGTGTTGGCGATTTGAATTTCCAGATTGCGCAAGAAGTCATCGACGACATGGTCTTGGTTCCCGAAGGCAAAGTGTGCAGCGTCATGCTGCAGCTCTACAACGACGAAGGCTTGGTCGTTGAACCGGCGGGTGCGTTAGCGATTTCCGCTTTGGAACAACTCACCGAAGAGATTCGTGGCAAGACGGTCGTGTGCATTGTCGGCGGCAGCAACAACGACATCACGCGCACCGAAGAAATTCGCGACCGAGCAATGCTTTATGAGGGCTTGCAGCATTACTTTATCATCAAATTCCCGCAACGTGCCGGCGCACTTCGTGAGTTCCTGAACAACGTGCTGGGGCCCACCGATGACATCACCCACTTCGAATACACGCGGAAACACAATCGAGAAACGGGGCCCGCACTCGTTGGCCTCCAAGTCGCCCACCGGGACGACTACCAAGGCTTGCTCGACCGGATGACCAAACACAACATCGAATTCCAGGTCGTCAACGAACAACGCATGCTGTTCGAACTGCTCGTTTGA
- a CDS encoding DinB family protein — translation MLPAAPLSRTPLFRESSGFAIRLLASLGLLLGTVIAGPLNRADASPGDPALVQIWPNKVVSIETHWGFRVAITHGTKPTENLGNCDLTVDLGRAEQVWLQRLPNEDAVRAIRQPSDLALSKSDPNLVEVTVESNRMAVIQVDGMRIVVAADELNASELEQFGQIDLLVGDPSGIAGVSDPSSDSFVIRNWIPLDQTKADDIGTDAANQWETRTRSHNAVAVSAKTPKLEKQPPVRWLMATEVWTMPDEMDELFVAMERSCRESQTIFADLSVAQMNFRPANGTHTPRWNVEHMMGRQLLFFSQIYNAIDPSIPVMDLNPAQMPPDYEFAHADWTGAEEARQMQRVSKFTRRFAYLLDGYAVDEKAPASRWPTLAALLKQMERHYGEHTANTQKKFELPGWPSE, via the coding sequence ATGCTTCCGGCTGCCCCGTTGTCGAGAACGCCGCTCTTTCGCGAATCATCTGGGTTCGCCATTCGTTTGCTGGCGAGTCTCGGATTGCTTCTTGGGACTGTGATCGCGGGCCCTTTGAACAGGGCAGATGCTTCGCCCGGGGATCCCGCTCTGGTTCAGATTTGGCCGAACAAGGTGGTTTCGATCGAAACACACTGGGGATTTCGCGTTGCGATCACGCATGGGACGAAACCGACGGAGAATCTGGGCAATTGCGATCTAACGGTCGATTTGGGCCGGGCGGAACAAGTTTGGCTGCAACGTTTGCCGAATGAAGATGCTGTCCGAGCAATCAGGCAGCCAAGCGACCTTGCACTTTCGAAATCAGATCCGAATTTGGTCGAGGTAACCGTCGAGTCAAACCGCATGGCGGTGATTCAGGTGGATGGCATGCGGATCGTGGTGGCCGCCGACGAATTAAACGCGAGCGAACTAGAGCAATTCGGGCAGATTGATCTGTTGGTAGGCGACCCGTCGGGGATTGCTGGTGTGTCGGATCCGTCTTCGGATAGCTTTGTGATCCGCAATTGGATACCGTTGGATCAAACCAAGGCGGACGACATCGGAACCGATGCGGCGAACCAATGGGAAACAAGAACTCGATCGCACAATGCGGTGGCGGTATCGGCAAAGACACCAAAGTTGGAGAAGCAGCCTCCCGTTCGTTGGCTGATGGCGACGGAAGTTTGGACCATGCCCGATGAGATGGACGAGCTGTTTGTCGCGATGGAACGTTCTTGCCGTGAGTCTCAGACGATTTTCGCCGATTTGTCGGTGGCTCAGATGAATTTCCGTCCGGCCAACGGAACGCACACGCCGCGTTGGAATGTGGAACACATGATGGGGCGTCAGCTGTTGTTCTTCTCTCAGATTTACAACGCGATTGATCCGTCGATTCCGGTGATGGATCTGAACCCCGCGCAGATGCCACCGGATTATGAATTCGCTCACGCGGATTGGACGGGAGCGGAAGAGGCTCGGCAGATGCAACGCGTCAGCAAGTTCACGCGGCGTTTTGCCTACTTGTTGGATGGTTACGCTGTCGACGAGAAGGCACCAGCCAGTCGCTGGCCAACATTGGCAGCGCTGCTGAAGCAGATGGAACGTCACTACGGCGAGCACACCGCGAATACTCAAAAGAAGTTTGAGTTACCCGGTTGGCCCAGCGAATGA
- the lepB gene encoding signal peptidase I, with the protein MNQPIESKTTAEDTVSEAQAAFDAMSVPQQRAAVFRLQGSRETVEAFAVAFILALLFRAFIAEAFVIPTGSMAPALMGAHKDIFCDQCGQQFPIGASLENRTPALENAVVGGICPNCRHVNSLDLANDPNQQTFSGDRILVSKFAYTLKEPQRWDVIVFKVPVNPKQNYIKRLVGLPGETVSIRHGDIYARPNSEAAKADQPGDIDGSDFDRIENIGQIQRKPPEKLLAMSHLVYDSNHQAKALLDANYPSRLQPWQPGQSTAPENSWKVTASPDGLTATVQAEGDQTQWLRYYHRFPTESQWRDAIAGGSLADIDPQSGRLITDFYAYDAYLHVDSDRVYDLKPAPGASLFKRLLGQSRTAGVFKSNYESGGDLAQFRGTVVYGGSNHGSEGIHWVGDLIVTQDIETSGDAKQLHLEIVEAGVRHLCHIDLQTGNATLSLEMGRSSAEPQSFKFDGNDNLSPTAQTSIRAGQRHAIRFSNADNQLTLWVDDEVITFETPTTFDFAAIVPPDQNQPQYDGAGNPLDAAPVAIGVSGGSAELHQMLIQRDKYYIAVNNSNDGMLDYDMGRLRRFVGAGSQADEIVRDIQILMGEPTIWSEFPGWEARRTVSFRMDEDQFFPMGDNSPESLDARCWAGNKTRLGMYQSPDEDAYKFADVSYVPRDLLVGKALLVFWPHPWKKPLPFWPNLDRMQRIK; encoded by the coding sequence ATGAATCAACCGATCGAATCGAAAACCACCGCCGAGGACACGGTTTCCGAAGCACAGGCGGCTTTTGATGCCATGTCTGTTCCTCAGCAACGCGCCGCCGTTTTCCGCCTGCAAGGCTCCCGCGAAACGGTCGAAGCATTCGCGGTCGCGTTCATTTTGGCGTTGCTGTTCCGTGCGTTCATCGCAGAAGCCTTCGTGATTCCCACCGGATCCATGGCTCCCGCATTGATGGGTGCCCACAAAGACATTTTCTGCGACCAATGCGGCCAACAGTTTCCGATTGGCGCCAGCCTCGAAAACCGTACCCCGGCCCTCGAGAACGCGGTCGTCGGAGGCATTTGCCCGAACTGCCGCCACGTCAATTCATTGGACCTCGCCAACGATCCCAATCAACAAACGTTCAGCGGCGACCGGATTCTGGTCAGCAAGTTCGCCTACACACTGAAAGAACCTCAACGCTGGGACGTGATCGTTTTCAAAGTCCCCGTGAACCCAAAACAGAACTACATCAAACGATTGGTCGGTCTGCCCGGTGAAACGGTTTCGATCCGCCACGGTGACATCTACGCCCGTCCGAATTCAGAAGCCGCAAAAGCCGACCAGCCCGGTGACATCGACGGCAGCGATTTCGACCGCATCGAAAACATTGGACAAATCCAACGCAAGCCACCTGAAAAATTGCTCGCCATGAGCCACTTGGTTTATGACAGCAACCATCAAGCCAAAGCGTTGCTCGATGCGAACTACCCGTCTCGATTGCAGCCCTGGCAACCCGGTCAATCGACCGCCCCCGAGAACTCATGGAAAGTCACCGCGTCGCCCGATGGGTTGACTGCCACCGTGCAAGCCGAGGGCGACCAAACTCAATGGCTCCGTTACTACCACCGTTTCCCAACCGAATCTCAATGGCGAGATGCCATCGCGGGAGGTTCCCTGGCAGACATCGATCCTCAAAGCGGTCGATTGATCACCGACTTCTATGCCTACGACGCTTACCTGCATGTGGACTCGGACCGAGTCTACGACCTGAAACCAGCTCCGGGTGCGTCGCTCTTCAAACGCTTGCTGGGTCAGAGCCGAACGGCCGGTGTCTTCAAAAGCAATTACGAATCCGGCGGCGACTTGGCACAGTTTCGAGGCACGGTCGTTTACGGCGGTTCCAATCATGGCTCGGAAGGAATCCACTGGGTCGGCGATTTAATCGTCACCCAAGACATCGAGACCTCCGGCGACGCAAAACAACTTCACTTGGAAATTGTCGAGGCTGGCGTCCGCCATCTTTGCCACATCGATCTGCAAACGGGCAATGCCACGCTGTCGTTGGAAATGGGCCGGTCATCCGCAGAACCCCAGTCGTTTAAGTTCGATGGCAACGACAATCTCAGTCCAACGGCACAGACGTCAATCCGCGCCGGACAACGTCACGCGATTCGCTTCAGCAACGCGGACAACCAACTGACGCTGTGGGTCGATGACGAAGTGATCACGTTCGAAACGCCGACCACATTCGACTTCGCCGCGATCGTTCCTCCCGATCAGAATCAACCGCAATACGATGGGGCGGGAAATCCGTTGGACGCTGCTCCGGTTGCGATCGGTGTATCAGGTGGCTCCGCTGAACTGCATCAAATGCTGATCCAACGCGACAAGTACTACATCGCGGTCAACAACAGCAACGATGGCATGTTGGACTACGACATGGGGCGACTCCGACGCTTTGTCGGTGCCGGCTCACAAGCCGACGAAATCGTTCGCGACATTCAAATTTTGATGGGCGAACCAACCATTTGGTCCGAGTTCCCCGGCTGGGAAGCTCGCCGCACCGTTTCCTTCCGAATGGATGAAGACCAGTTCTTCCCGATGGGCGACAATAGCCCCGAGAGCCTCGACGCTCGCTGTTGGGCAGGAAACAAAACTCGATTGGGGATGTATCAAAGCCCCGATGAAGACGCCTACAAATTCGCGGATGTTTCGTACGTGCCTCGCGATCTGTTGGTCGGCAAAGCCTTGCTGGTCTTCTGGCCGCACCCATGGAAAAAACCCCTTCCGTTTTGGCCTAACTTGGATCGCATGCAACGCATCAAGTGA
- the cpaB gene encoding Flp pilus assembly protein CpaB → MRNKSVFLILACVCGTIAAIGMSQWMQAQSTGGNTVEMVEIFVTSKTIDIAEEITADKIRLEQWPADRVPQGASGKLEDVEGKFARQRFYEGEPVMPVKLMADANGSSQTIPVGYSVVSMRADPESSVATLVRPGDRVDVMAYFVKSDLIPETTAKSVLTGVRVFAVDGRTEREVDPEVEAKPAKSISLLIHKKDTPAWTYASELGKIRLTLGNPSDTRESEGGNTEGEDFLKWLSDYQIAQAEREESDREETPVSTPSIQAPKKEKKKGFKMLKMSGGVLTEYWIEEGSSVPKVLNESGRENIQEDTKDLSTRPGADYPLPSENELDEPSAPTDYSYLNGSQSPFYNSGPSRGSEAFGSQDKEYGPTSR, encoded by the coding sequence ATGCGAAATAAATCAGTCTTCCTCATCCTGGCGTGCGTTTGCGGCACCATTGCCGCAATCGGCATGAGCCAATGGATGCAAGCTCAGTCGACCGGCGGCAACACCGTTGAAATGGTCGAGATCTTTGTGACCTCCAAAACCATCGACATCGCCGAAGAAATCACGGCTGACAAGATTCGTTTGGAGCAATGGCCCGCTGATCGAGTGCCACAAGGCGCCAGCGGAAAGCTCGAGGACGTCGAAGGAAAATTCGCTCGCCAGCGTTTTTATGAAGGCGAGCCTGTGATGCCGGTGAAGTTGATGGCGGACGCTAATGGTTCCTCGCAAACGATTCCCGTCGGTTACAGCGTCGTATCGATGCGAGCCGATCCGGAAAGTAGCGTGGCGACTTTGGTTCGCCCCGGCGACCGCGTCGATGTGATGGCATATTTCGTCAAAAGCGATCTGATTCCCGAGACCACCGCCAAGTCGGTTTTGACTGGCGTGCGAGTCTTCGCTGTGGACGGACGCACCGAACGTGAAGTGGACCCCGAAGTGGAAGCAAAGCCAGCGAAATCTATCTCGCTGTTGATCCATAAGAAAGACACACCCGCTTGGACCTACGCCAGTGAACTTGGCAAGATCCGCCTGACCCTGGGGAACCCAAGCGACACTCGCGAAAGCGAAGGCGGCAACACCGAAGGCGAAGACTTCCTGAAGTGGTTGTCGGATTATCAAATCGCACAAGCAGAACGTGAAGAATCTGACCGTGAAGAGACGCCTGTTTCGACACCTTCCATCCAAGCCCCTAAGAAGGAAAAGAAGAAGGGCTTCAAGATGCTGAAGATGTCCGGTGGCGTGCTGACGGAATACTGGATCGAAGAGGGATCCAGCGTGCCGAAGGTGCTCAATGAATCCGGTCGAGAAAACATTCAAGAAGACACGAAGGATCTCAGTACTCGTCCGGGGGCGGATTATCCCCTCCCTAGCGAGAACGAACTGGATGAACCGAGTGCACCGACCGATTACAGCTATCTGAATGGATCGCAAAGCCCGTTTTACAACAGCGGCCCATCGCGAGGATCAGAAGCGTTCGGTTCGCAAGACAAAGAATACGGTCCAACCAGCCGCTGA
- the lptB gene encoding LPS export ABC transporter ATP-binding protein, producing the protein MTDQFTPTSFPQQDTEANAFASSSEPVLEAVGLQKTYGRRRVVDGVNLHVGDAEIVGLLGPNGAGKSTSFRMICGLVQPDQGRVYLSGQDVTDWPMFRRARDGHMGYLPQEPSVFKKLTVEQNISALFELLGVGRKERKERTQALLEEFNITHIRKSRAAGLSGGERRRLEIARCLVSNPRIVMLDEPFAGIDPVTVQSIQGVIQQLRDSGISVLITDHAAREILTTVDRCYVIYQGQVLIDGTPDEVKRHPKVREEYLGDLDAAAGVPMDETANRPAASPPAPRPTNMAPGPSAAAPNIRPDAAHPQPSAPAAQPRRQVPRRRVTDV; encoded by the coding sequence ATGACGGATCAATTCACTCCCACCTCATTTCCTCAACAGGACACCGAGGCGAACGCTTTCGCATCGTCATCCGAACCGGTGCTGGAAGCCGTCGGGCTGCAAAAGACTTACGGACGACGACGCGTGGTGGACGGCGTCAATTTGCATGTCGGCGATGCGGAAATCGTCGGCTTGCTGGGCCCCAACGGTGCTGGAAAATCAACCAGCTTCCGAATGATTTGCGGGCTGGTGCAACCGGACCAAGGCCGCGTGTACCTCAGCGGACAGGACGTCACGGACTGGCCCATGTTCCGGCGTGCTCGCGATGGTCACATGGGCTACCTGCCCCAGGAACCCAGTGTCTTTAAGAAGCTGACGGTCGAACAAAACATCTCGGCTCTGTTTGAATTGCTGGGCGTCGGCCGCAAAGAACGCAAGGAACGCACCCAAGCGTTGCTGGAAGAGTTCAACATCACTCACATCCGCAAAAGCCGGGCAGCGGGATTGTCCGGAGGTGAACGTCGTCGACTCGAAATCGCGCGCTGCTTGGTCTCCAATCCTCGAATTGTGATGCTGGACGAACCGTTCGCGGGGATTGACCCGGTCACGGTCCAGTCGATCCAAGGCGTCATTCAACAGCTCCGCGATTCAGGCATCAGCGTGTTGATCACCGACCACGCCGCGCGAGAGATTTTGACCACGGTGGATCGTTGTTACGTGATCTACCAGGGCCAAGTCCTGATTGACGGCACGCCTGACGAAGTGAAGCGGCATCCGAAAGTCCGCGAAGAATATTTAGGTGACCTCGATGCGGCAGCGGGCGTCCCAATGGATGAAACGGCAAACCGCCCCGCTGCCTCTCCCCCGGCACCTCGCCCAACTAACATGGCACCAGGCCCATCCGCGGCGGCACCCAACATCCGTCCGGACGCGGCCCATCCACAACCTTCCGCACCCGCGGCACAACCGCGTCGGCAAGTTCCACGCCGACGTGTGACTGACGTTTGA
- a CDS encoding sulfatase family protein has product MSLMVVRCRVTLFGMVAWLLMLGMQQTTSFGDDRDPGQADRSRISILPNILIVYADDLGYGDLSCYNAEAAYQTPRLDQLAAEGIRFTDSHSPCTICSPSRYGLFSGQCVFRTGRRVTAFEGASGPSYLTPEDWTIAEMLKSVGYRTAVFGKWHVGLTWVDREGKQLRGGFRDVDQIDYEKSTPLVDGPNAHGFDVSFITPNCPTTDPLYLYIENGMVPVPASQRHLRNTLPNPGGKWRWDNDEGWKSPGYQFVDVDELFFEKASDFLKDHVEARGDQPFFAVVSTQIAHAPVLPGPQYAGKTDAGPRGDFVRQLDSLTGQLLDLLRELGVDDNTLVVFNSDNGPETMHTIWMRADHNHDPAGGWRGMKRDGWEGGHRVPMMIKWPGKIAPGRVSNQLINTTDLFRTLAAAVGADMPAHAAKDSFNLLPELLGNADDGESIRPYMLTQSFRGEFQLRAGDWKYLDHAGSGGNRYDSPLMKPHSAGVVEDGFPGQLYNLRDDPGETRNLYESNAAKREEMKLLLKSIVGS; this is encoded by the coding sequence ATGTCTTTGATGGTCGTGCGATGTCGGGTGACTCTGTTTGGAATGGTGGCGTGGTTGCTGATGCTCGGCATGCAGCAAACCACGTCATTCGGTGACGATCGTGATCCCGGACAGGCGGATCGTTCGCGGATTAGCATCCTGCCCAACATTCTGATCGTGTATGCCGACGATCTGGGGTATGGGGACCTGTCTTGCTACAACGCGGAAGCGGCTTATCAAACACCGCGGCTGGATCAATTGGCGGCGGAAGGCATTCGATTCACGGACTCGCACAGTCCGTGCACGATTTGTTCTCCGTCTCGTTACGGATTGTTCAGCGGGCAATGTGTGTTTCGCACCGGGCGACGTGTGACGGCGTTTGAAGGAGCCAGCGGTCCCAGCTATCTCACGCCGGAGGATTGGACCATTGCGGAAATGCTGAAATCCGTCGGTTATCGCACTGCGGTCTTTGGCAAGTGGCACGTCGGGCTGACGTGGGTGGATCGCGAAGGCAAGCAACTGCGGGGCGGGTTTCGAGATGTCGATCAGATCGACTACGAAAAGAGCACGCCGCTGGTGGATGGTCCCAATGCACACGGATTTGATGTGTCGTTCATCACACCCAACTGCCCGACAACTGACCCGCTGTATCTGTACATCGAAAACGGGATGGTTCCCGTGCCAGCGAGTCAACGTCATCTGCGGAACACCCTGCCCAATCCGGGCGGGAAGTGGCGATGGGACAACGACGAAGGTTGGAAGTCACCGGGATACCAATTCGTCGATGTCGATGAACTGTTCTTCGAGAAGGCCAGCGATTTTCTAAAAGACCATGTTGAGGCACGCGGTGATCAGCCGTTCTTCGCGGTGGTGTCGACTCAGATCGCTCATGCCCCGGTGCTGCCTGGTCCGCAATATGCCGGCAAGACGGACGCGGGGCCTCGGGGAGACTTCGTTCGACAGTTGGACTCTTTGACCGGGCAGCTATTGGATCTGTTGCGGGAGCTTGGCGTGGACGACAACACCTTGGTTGTCTTCAACTCGGACAATGGTCCGGAAACAATGCATACGATCTGGATGCGTGCAGATCACAATCACGATCCGGCGGGCGGATGGCGAGGCATGAAACGCGATGGATGGGAAGGCGGGCACCGCGTTCCGATGATGATCAAATGGCCCGGCAAGATTGCACCCGGACGAGTATCGAATCAGTTGATCAACACGACTGACTTGTTCAGGACGCTCGCTGCCGCCGTTGGGGCGGACATGCCAGCGCACGCGGCGAAAGACAGTTTCAATCTGCTGCCGGAGTTATTGGGAAATGCTGACGATGGTGAGAGCATTCGCCCGTACATGTTGACGCAAAGTTTTCGCGGCGAATTTCAACTGCGAGCCGGTGATTGGAAATATTTGGATCACGCAGGGTCCGGAGGTAATCGGTACGACAGTCCATTGATGAAGCCACATTCGGCTGGCGTCGTGGAGGACGGTTTTCCCGGTCAGCTCTACAACCTGCGGGACGACCCTGGTGAGACTCGCAATCTGTACGAATCCAATGCGGCGAAACGGGAAGAAATGAAGTTGCTGTTGAAGTCGATCGTGGGATCGTGA
- a CDS encoding AAA family ATPase — translation MSNVLRLALVDPNDSSRETLKAMLLGMDTVWLEADCSRYEFFPDIVEQTTPDVGVISLDTDSTAAIRLIERITHENPNTALLATSAVSDGQLILQAIRAGAREFLTLPLVEDELSAALGRIGQAKFGGGDARNRSCEVIAIAGATGGVGTTSTAVNLGCVLAEESRNSVALLDLDLALGDADVFLDAIPDYTLADVVQNIGRLDIQLLKKSLTKHSSGLYLLPRPVELHDLEAIDAESLRKVIGLLKASFSHLIVDLSKTYNALDMIAIEAASKVLLVTQLDLPCLRNVVRLMMSFEETEGLADRVEIIVNRAGLDAGQISLKKAKETLGREIFALLPNDYRTMVEVRNNGVPLITQAPKAALTQAFRDVAHRLGNPSPTESEEGESSEGHGGAESRWKRFWPGAAKA, via the coding sequence ATGAGTAACGTCCTACGATTGGCTTTGGTCGATCCAAACGACTCGTCCCGCGAAACCTTGAAAGCGATGCTTTTGGGCATGGACACCGTTTGGTTGGAGGCGGACTGCTCTCGCTATGAGTTCTTCCCGGACATCGTGGAGCAAACGACGCCGGACGTGGGTGTGATCTCGTTGGACACGGATTCGACCGCGGCGATTCGACTGATTGAACGGATCACACACGAAAATCCCAACACCGCTTTGCTGGCAACCAGCGCCGTTAGTGACGGGCAGTTGATCCTTCAGGCGATTCGCGCGGGGGCACGCGAATTCTTGACGTTGCCATTGGTGGAAGACGAATTGTCGGCAGCTTTGGGACGTATTGGGCAAGCGAAGTTCGGTGGGGGCGACGCTCGCAATCGCTCGTGTGAGGTGATTGCGATCGCTGGAGCCACCGGGGGCGTGGGGACAACCAGCACCGCTGTGAACTTGGGATGTGTTCTCGCGGAAGAGAGTCGCAACAGCGTTGCTTTGCTCGATTTGGATTTGGCGCTCGGCGATGCCGATGTGTTCTTGGATGCAATTCCGGACTACACGCTGGCCGATGTGGTGCAAAACATCGGTCGTCTGGATATTCAGTTGCTGAAAAAGTCACTGACCAAGCATTCCAGCGGTCTGTACTTGCTGCCTCGCCCGGTAGAACTGCATGACTTGGAAGCGATCGACGCGGAAAGTCTGAGGAAAGTGATCGGTCTGTTGAAGGCATCGTTCTCGCACCTCATCGTCGACCTTTCAAAGACCTACAACGCGCTGGACATGATCGCGATCGAAGCAGCATCAAAAGTTCTGCTCGTCACGCAATTGGATTTGCCTTGTTTGCGAAACGTCGTTCGATTGATGATGAGTTTCGAAGAGACGGAAGGGCTCGCCGATCGCGTTGAGATCATTGTGAACCGAGCCGGATTGGACGCCGGTCAAATCAGTCTGAAGAAGGCAAAAGAAACCTTGGGCCGAGAGATCTTCGCCCTGTTGCCAAACGACTATCGCACGATGGTCGAGGTGCGAAACAACGGGGTGCCTTTGATCACGCAAGCTCCCAAAGCGGCTCTCACCCAAGCTTTCCGCGACGTGGCTCATCGCTTGGGCAACCCGTCTCCCACTGAATCAGAAGAGGGCGAGTCCAGCGAAGGTCATGGCGGAGCCGAAAGCCGTTGGAAACGCTTTTGGCCGGGCGCGGCAAAGGCTTGA
- a CDS encoding Flp family type IVb pilin: MKKFAENVVAFLKEEDGPTAVEYAVLLALIIVVCIGAVTTIGNNANDKFGEAGAAIAAN, translated from the coding sequence ATGAAGAAATTTGCTGAAAACGTTGTTGCTTTCTTGAAAGAAGAAGACGGACCAACTGCAGTTGAATACGCCGTCTTGTTGGCTTTGATCATCGTCGTTTGCATCGGTGCTGTTACCACGATCGGTAACAACGCCAATGACAAGTTCGGCGAAGCCGGTGCAGCGATCGCCGCTAACTGA